One Ahaetulla prasina isolate Xishuangbanna chromosome 1, ASM2864084v1, whole genome shotgun sequence DNA window includes the following coding sequences:
- the ZC3H13 gene encoding zinc finger CCCH domain-containing protein 13 isoform X9, translating to MKRQKIQRELMKLEEENMDKREEIVIKKEISPEAVRSKLSSSPSPRKSSKSPKLRTSPKTSSTATKREKKVSAVSSPLMEQQRNSKNNHNKKKGPRTPSPPPPVQEDSTQGKKHKEKYKAKERVEEKPKEIKERGRDFERHNKEKKEKQRDHSESSHRQRRSPSPEDHSGSNSSSREYSPATRRRQTSWAPTKSSSHKHSFSPSRRSASPPTQHHSPVSSMHHSSSSQSGSSIQRRSPSPRHKRTPSPSYKRTTSPPVGRSSSPYPHRASPSPQQKQSSSRHRSPVRERSRHDHERISQSHDRRHERRDETRGKRGRERDNRDERDYDQEQSTLRDHRDDRESRDGRDRRETRDNRERRDPRESRDSRDARDFSRDNKESRDQRDLRSTRDSHDYRDRECREHKKEEQYLEESRSYARAHGREDNSRAESRTDSRSETRNESRTSGRSRGRGPELTDKVGNRGTRGSQVDSHNSSSSYHDNWESRSNYPDRDRYESREHARDSSFERRHGERDKRDNRERDQRQSSPIRHQGRNDDIDRDERLEERRVDRNEDRRDERPREREREREREREAERDRARERERERERDKDRERERDREHDRERDRERERERERERERERERERERERGRERDKERERQREWDDKERGREERRDKREDVREERTTRDSREERKSKKRHRNESSPSPRKSPKRRREHSPDSDAYNSGEDQNEKRRLLSQVVRPQESRSLSPSRLSEEKQSRWKESERKPERKESLRHYEESDYKERGTSGDKQREQREGNESTRTRIQDNVSKRDSEEHEAVDHMHEDKKKAKIQKKTAKKKKEDDGGGLERYISELPVEKTPVFSPKKGQKKKNAEKKRKRSKGDSEASEEDSGPHQKKKKGPRTPPVTMKEEVVAAAPEKTAVVEVVPKREDTTFSDWSDEDVPERGETVLERTSEEPHRTSHRTRGETMEVSHGVEETPHLRPAEQKRSSSLCSNRSRTSSRLRSPSNDSAHRSGDDQAAVKKILHSSSSDRDQRCLEIAGERKSRIDQLKRGVASRSTSSDRQDSRSHSSRRSSPESDRQGHSRSGSFDSRERVQDRDRHEHDRERERERRDGRQRDWDREAAKSEWLRSRDRDRIRERDRQREKRRDLDREKERPLSETLERERGVSTSSQAEISKHSETKASKDHQAFEATSLDSSSQEKERQDKDLSSLQGFEDGIEAEKVENVEGGDDETKIDDMQSMESGAGEYEPISDDELDEILAGDAEKRDDQQDEEKMPDPVDVIDVDWSSLMPKRPKEPREPGAALLKFTPAAVMLRVGISKQLAGPQLFTKIKETCQRSLEKPKDAESLFEHEFGALNMAALLRKEERAGLLCNLGPCCKALCFRRDSAIRKQLVKNEKGTTKQTYTNPPVVDNELLRLSLRLFKRKTVQQGSGPDKTEDTKLSQPYVPEMCLS from the exons ATGAAGCGCCAGAAGATCCAGAGAGAGTTAATGAAGCTTGAAGAAGAAAACATGgataaaagagaagaaatagtaattaaaaaagaG ATTTCTCCAGAGGCAGTTAGATCAAAATTATCATCCTCACCTTCACCAAGAAAATCAAGTAAATCTCCAAAATTAAGGACAAGCCCTAAAACGTCCTCCACTGCCACTAAGAGGGAGAAGAAGGTTTCAGCGGTATCTTCCCCACTCATGGAGCAACAGAG AAATTCAAAAAATAACCACAATAAAAAGAAAGGCCCTCGCACGCCTAGCCCACCACCTCCAGTACAAGAAGACTCTACCCAAGGGAAAAAACATAAGGAAAAATATAAAGCTAAAGAGAGGGTAGAAGAAAAGCCAAAGGAGATTAAGGAAAGGGGACGTGATTTTGAGagacataataaagaaaaaaaagagaagcaaag GGATCACTCAGAAAGTTCCCACAGACAGAGACGTTCACCTAGTCCAGAAGACCATTCTGGTAGCAATTCTTCTTCACGAGAGTATTCTCCTGCCACAAGAAGAAGGCAGACATCTTGGGCGCCAACTAAATCCAGCAGCCATAAACATTCTTTTTCACCCTCCCGCag GTCTGCTTCACCACCAACACAGCATCATTCTCCTGTATCGTCGATGCATCATTCTTCTTCATCTCAGTCGGGTTCTTCTATTCAAAGACGTTCTCCATCACCACGTCACAAAAGAACCCCTTCCCCCTCTTACAAAAGGACAACTTCCCCACCCGTAGGTCGGTCTTCTTCTCCTTATCCTCACCGAGCATCGCCTTCTCCACAGCAAAAGCAGTCATCTTCCAGGCATCGTTCCCCAGTTAGAGAGAGAAGCCGGCATGATCACGAGCGGATTTCACAGTCACACGATCGTCGCCATGAAAGAAGAGATG aaacaagaggaaaaaggggaagagaaagagacaacAGGGATGAACGGGACTATGACCAAGAGCAAAGTACCCTCAGAGATCACAGAGATGATCGAGAATCCCGGGACGGACGAGATCGAAGGGAAACCAGAGATAACAGAGAACGCAGAGATCCAAGAGAATCTCGGGATTCACGTGATGCCAGGGATTTCAGTAGAGACAATAAAGAAAGCCGGGATCAGAGGGACTTACGTTCTACACGTGATTCACATGACTACAGGGACAGAGAGTGTCGAGAACATAAGAAAGAGGAGCAGTATTTGGAGGAATCGCGTAGCTATGCAAGAGCCCATGGCAGGGAAGATAATTCTCGTGCTGAGAGTCGGACAGATTCAAGaagtgaaacaagaaatgaatccaGAACATCTGGAAGAAGCAGAGGGAGAGGTCCTGAATTAACAGACAAGG TAGGCAATCGAGGAACAAGAGGCTCTCAAGTTGATAGTCATAATTCTAGTAGTAGCTACCATGACAACTGGGAATCACGGAGCAATTACCCTGACAGGGATCGCTATGAAAGCCGTGAACATGCAAGAGATTCTTCTTTTGAAAGAAGACACGGAGAAAGGGATAAGCGTGACAATAGAGAAAGAG ATCAGAGGCAAAGCTCACCCATACGACACCAGGGAAGAAATGATGATATTGATCGTGATGAAAGACTGGAAGAACGAAGAGTAGACAGGAATGAAGATAGGAGGGATGAAAGACCTAGGGagcgagaaagggagagggaaagagagagagaagcagaacGTGATCGGGCCCGTGAGCGAGaacgtgagagagaaagagataaggaCAGGGAACGGGAACGGGATAGAGAACATGACAGAGAACGGGACCGAGAACGGGAAAGGGAGCGGGAAAGAGaacgggaaagagaaagagaacgagaaagggaaagagagcggGGCCGGGAAAGAGACAAAGAACGGGAACGACAGAGAGAGTGGGATGACAAAGAGCGAGGAAGAGAAGAACGCAGGGACAAGAGAGAAGATGTTCGTGAAGAAAGGACCACAAGAGATAGTCGTGAAGAGAGGAAATCAAa AAAACGTCACAGAAATGAAAGTAGCCCCAGCCCTCGGAAATCTCCTAAACGCCGCCGTGAGCATTCACCTGATAGTGATGCCTACAATAGTGGAGAAGATCAGA atGAAAAACGACGTTTATTGAGTCAGGTTGTACGTCCTCAGGAATCACGTTCACTTAGTCCTTCACGCCTTTCAGAAGAGAAGCAGAGCCGTtggaaagagagcgagagaaagcCAGAGCGAAAGGAAAGCCTGAGACATTATGAAGAAAGCGATTACAAAGAACGGGGTACTTCTGGGGACAAACAGCGAGAGCAGCGAGAGGGAAATGAGAGTACAAGGACCAGAATCCAAGATAATGTAAGCAAACGGGATTCTGAAGAGCACGAGGCAGTAGATCACATGCACGAAGACAAGAAGAAAgctaaaatacagaaaaaaacagcaaagaagaagaaagaggacgaTGGTGGTGGGTTAGAGCGCTATATCAGTGAACTGCCAGTGGAGAAAACTCCAGTGTTTTCTCCCAAGAAaggtcagaaaaagaaaaatgctgaaaAGAAGCGCAAGAGATCCAAGGGAGATTCTGAGGCTTCTGAAGAAGACAGTGGCCCccatcagaagaagaaaaaaggcccCAGGACACCACCCGTAACCATGAAAGAAGAAGTGGTGGCAGCAGCACCTGAGAAAACTGCAGTAGTGGAAGTTGTTCCCAAGAGGGAGGACACAACGTTTAGTGACTGGTCAGATGAAGACGTTCCAGAGCGTGGGGAAACGGTTCTAGAAAGGACTTCTGAGGAGCCCCATAGAACTAGCCACCGTACACGAGGCGAAACCATGGAGGTTTCTCATGGGGTTGAAGAAACCCCTCACCTCCGCCCTGCAGAGCAGAAGCGTAGCAGCAGCCTCTGTAGCAACAGGAGCCGTACTTCAAGTAGACTCCGATCACCCTCTAATGATTCTGCACATCGCAGCGGAGATGACCAGGCGGCAGTTAAGAAGATCTTACACAGCAGTTCAAGCGACAGAGACCAGAGATGCCTTGAAATTGCAGGAGAGCGGAAGTCCAGAATCGATCAGCTGAAACGAGGGGTTGCCAGCCGTAGCACCTCTTCTG ATCGACAAGATTCAAGGAGTCACAGTTCAAGGCGAAGTTCTCCTGAATCTGATCGCCAAGGTCACTCCAGATCTGGGTCCTTTGACAGCAGAGAAAGAGTGCAGGACAGAGACCGACATGAGCATGATCGTGAACGGGAAAGAGAGAGACGAGACGGGAGGCAGAGAGATTGGGACCGAGAGGCAGCTAAATCAGAATGGTTGAGGAGCAGAGACCGGGACAGGATTCGGGAACGAGACAGACAGCGAGAAAAACGAAGAGATCTGGACCGTGAAAAAGAACGCCCGCTCtctgaaactctggaaagagagagaggtgtcAGCACTTCCTCTCAAGCAGAAATATCCAAGCACAGTGAGACAAAAGCAAGTAAAGATCATCAGGCTTTTGAGGCCACCTCTCTGGATTCTTCTTCCCAAGAGAAGGAAAGGCAGGATAAAGACCTAAGTTCTTTGCAAGGATTTGAAGATGGAATTGAAGCAGAGAAAGTGGAGAACGTAGAAG GTGGAGATgatgaaacaaaaatagatgaTATGCAGTCAATGGAATCCGGTGCTGGAGAATATGAGCCAATCAGTGATGATGAATTGGATGAAATTTTGGCAGGTGATGCTGAAAAAAGAGACGATCAGCAAGATGAGGAGAAGATGCCAG ATCCGGTGGATGTCATTGATGTAGATTGGTCTAGCCTGATGCCAAAACGGCCAAAAGAGCCCCGGGAGCCTGGAGCTGCTCTCTTAAAATTTACTCCAGCTGCTGTTATGTTAAGAGTTGGCATTTCTAAACAACTGGCTGGCCCTCAGCTCTTCACAAAGATAAAAGAAACTTGCCAGAGATCTTTGGAGAAACCTAAAG ATGCAGAGAGCCTTTTTGAGCATGAATTTGGGGCTTTGAATATGGCTGCCCTACTGCGAAAAGAAGAGCGAGCCGGACTGCTGTGCAACCTGGGTCCTTGCTGTAAAGCTCTTTGCTTTCGGAGGGATTCTGCAATCCGCAAGCAGCTTGTGAAAAATGAAAAG GGTACAACAAAACAAACCTACACAAATCCTCCAGTGGTGGACAATGAGTTGCTACGGCTAAGCCTTCGATTGTTTAAACGCAAGACTGTGCAGCAAGGGTCTGGACCAGATAAGACAGAAGACActaaactttcacaaccatatgtTCCAGAAATGTGCCTGTCCTGA